One genomic region from Candidatus Hydrogenedentota bacterium encodes:
- the ybeY gene encoding rRNA maturation RNase YbeY, producing the protein MTRVTIEARNTSGRAGCFRSDALRRLSEKVLADQGMEGAFQVSVLFCGDEFIAGLNREYRGKRGPTDVLSFGQEDGAAPPDGRVLGDIVISLDMVAARCAGDPEAMRAEVRLLFCHGLLHLIGHDHGTAAERRAMQAVQARCLGVSPGDAWRGGKAG; encoded by the coding sequence GTCACCATCGAGGCCAGAAACACGTCCGGCCGCGCCGGATGCTTCCGGAGCGACGCCCTGCGCCGGCTCAGCGAAAAGGTCCTCGCGGACCAGGGCATGGAGGGGGCGTTCCAGGTGAGCGTGCTTTTCTGCGGCGATGAGTTCATCGCCGGACTCAACCGGGAGTACCGGGGGAAGCGGGGCCCCACGGACGTGCTCTCGTTCGGGCAGGAGGACGGGGCGGCCCCCCCCGACGGCCGGGTGCTCGGCGACATTGTGATCTCGCTGGACATGGTCGCCGCGCGCTGCGCGGGCGACCCGGAGGCCATGCGGGCCGAGGTGCGGCTGCTGTTCTGCCACGGCCTGCTGCACCTGATCGGGCACGACCACGGGACCGCCGCCGAGCGCCGCGCCATGCAGGCGGTCCAGGCGCGCTGTCTCGGCGTGTCCCCCGGCGATGCGTGGCGCGGGGGGAAGGCCGGGTGA